The region GCTGGAGTTTTGGCAGGTTCCGCAGCTGGTGTTGCGATCTTGACCGAAGTCTTCGCCGGCTTGACCACAGGCTCGTTTGCCGAAGGTGGTGCTTGCTTGGGAACCACGTTGCGTTGTTTCATCTGGGCGGCCAATTGGTCCAGGGCTTCCTTCTGCTGCTTCTGCCGTTGATGCAGCATCGCCAGCTGTTGGACAGGGACAACACTCAGTAGGTGACCTGGCGTTGCATCGGCGGGGTAGACCAGGCTGACTTTGACCGGGTTGTTTCGTCCTGGTGTCAAGCGAAGGTCTGTCAAGGCCAGGCTTTCGCCAGCGCGAAGCCCCACGTGGACCTCCTCGACCACATCGCCGTGTTGAATTCTGATCGAGCCTCGAAACGCTGTGAAGGGCTTTTTCCCCGAGACAACCGGATGGCTCATCACCAATTGATGGGCTCCTTGGCCTTTTAGATTCAAGGTGACGTCGTAACGGACTCCGTAGGTTCCGACGTTGTTCAAGGCTGAATCGACCATCCGGCTGGTCAATGGATTTACCTGAATATCACGGGTCCCGAAATTGTGGCGGGACGTACTGGTCAGAGGAACGTGAAGAGGCCCCTGGTTGAGATTGTGATCCGTGCTGGCGGTGTAGCGATCCCCTATGGCAACACCGGCGACGCGTGAAAACACCTCGCCTGTTTGGATCTCCTGTAAACGATCGAGATAGACGCGGCCGGGGGCGAGTCGCCCTCGGCGAAGAACCGCTGCCAGCGCTTGATCATTGCGGCTTTCTTCGGCTGCGACCACAGCAAGTTGGAAAGGTCCATCGCTGCGACCTTGCAGCAGGCCATTGGCGATACCCCGTGCCGGCAGATCTGTACTGACCACGACGCGGCTTGAGAGAGCGGGAATCGTGATGGATGACTTCAGTTTGCGATCCAGTTCTTCGCGCAGCATTTGAACGGCCGTTGCGTCGCCCGGGCCTGTGTTCCAAGGCCGCTTGCCGAGGGGTTTGACTCCCATCAGGTTGTTTGGGAGGTACGGGGCCTCAAAACTGTTTTTGACCGAACCCGTCGAGAACGTGAGCGTGACCGGTCGATCTCCTGGATTGATCGCAATCAGTCCAAGGGTCAGAAGGCCGCGCGTCTTGCGACCCCCCAGCTTTTTGGTGTCGGATGGGTAGTACTTGTGGTGCATGTGCACCCCGAATTTTCCGTTGAAGGTGTACTCGGCATTTTTCAGAGGGCGCCTGGTTTCGGCCGCAATGGCTGATCCGGGAGCTGTATTCACCAGAATTCCTGGACCTGTGACGATCTCTGGCTGATTGGAATGCAGAACAGGAACGCTGTTGAAGGAGCCATTGAGGGGCCTGGCTCGCTGACCTGCCATGAGAGCGACGTAAGCAGACGCCGGCTGTGCGACGACGAGCCAGCTTTTCGCAGCTGCGACGCAGGCCAGGACTTGAAGTGGGACGCGTCCGAGCCTCATGAGACGGTCTTCAGTCGGGTTCCGGCTGAAGTTCTGCTGTTCAAAGGTGCCTCACGGTAAGTCGTGGATCCCTGCAAGCCAAGCCAGCAGCGACTCACGGGACCATGGTGGATCCGCCAAAATTGGATCTCTAGCTTTAAGTCAATGCTTCCCCCGTTCTGCTGCAATGGAAGCTCCGATCTCCAGCAGCGGAGACGGCAGCATCAGGAGCGCAAGATGGCCATGCTCATCTTCTGGCGTGATGGGTTGGAGCGTCAACTGGCTGCCCTCAATGCAACCATCGGCACGCTCCACGACCAGATGCAGCGGGATGCCTAGTGGGCTGCTTGAAGTGAGCCCAGCCTGAGTTTCAGCTGTTTGAGGCCTTTTTTCACCCGTCTGTGAACGGTCATGGCGGACACTCCGAGGCTTGTGCCGACGTTGCGCAGGCTTCGGCCATCGATCACGACAGCCTTGATGGCCTGCTTTTCGTCCTCTCCAAGCTGGGCGAAGGCCAATTGAACAGAGTCACGTCGTTCAGCGTTCACCATCATCGTCAGACCACTGCTCACTTGGGCCTGCAAGTCCTCTGGGCAAGGCAGCCATCGATTTTTGCTCCGATACAACGCCTGCACCCACTCTTCGTGGCTGTTCTTTGGCTGATGGAATTGGCTCAGTCGTTGCGCTTGCTCCTCGATCCGTCTTGGCAGGCGGACCATGGCGACACTGTCGCGTAGGTAATGAAGGATTGCTCCACGGGCGTGGACTCTGGCAAATGCCACGAACGGCACGTTCGTTACGTTCGGTATGCCTTGGTCGCCTTGATCAGACCAAGGACAGCCACCTGATAGAGGTCGTCACGGTAAAGGCCTGTTCGCTGAGAAAAGCTCCTGGCAAGCCGTTCGGCGAGGTCGAGGTGGCGCTCAACTTGTTGGTTGCGCCGATGAATTGTGGTGTTGGACACGAACAAATTAGTACCGGGAGATTGCATCCCGTCTGTTGTTCAAGCCATGCACATCAGTGATGGCCATTGCATCCGTGGCATCACGGATCTGCAGCCACCACCTTCTCCAATAAAGCCTCTGGGCCATTGGCTGCCAACCAGGCTCGATTCGATCGCTCGGTGCTCAGTAGATACCCCGCAAAGCCAAGGGCGTTGACGCTGTAACCGTGAACCTCGTCACAGGACCGTTTGACCAACGCCATCCATCCTGCGCTGATTAAGAGGTTGTAGGGGGCAAGAGGTTTCTCATTCCGCTGGGTTGAACCCAGGCCGCTGTGCTGACAAAGGTCGAGGTAGACCTCCAGAAGTGCTGACCCGGACCACGTCAATGGCAATGGCTTGATGCTGATGCTGCGTTCAAGGCTGTCCATGGGCCTTGAGCTGGACGCATCCAGAAGATGCTGCTGAAACCACGCTTCACGCGGACAAAGCCGTTCGCCCTGCTTCCGTGGCAACAGCTGTAGATGTCGATGCGGTTGGCTGGCACCTGCTTGAGGACCGCTGTTGAAGAACCAAAGCCCACCGGTGTCCTGGTTCACCTGGCAAACCGCAGTCCAGTCCACCAATGAAAGCCAGCCCATCTGGGGTTGCCAGCTCTGGCTGATCAGCAGCATGTGGCCCAGTTGCACTGGATATTTGTTGAGGATGAGCACGTGCTCCCTACCAACGCGCGTCAGCTCGAGGCGCTGATCCCAGGGGCGGAAGGGGTTCGGTTTCGGACCTGCTGCCCTGAGGTGCCGGGGAGGGGCACCCACCAGGTGTCGAATCTCGAAGCCGCCGTCACCCGACCCGGCCCAGGTTTCGATGTCGGTGCTCAGTGGCCGAAGGGCGCCATTCTCGAGAGCATCCTGGCTGCGTTGCAGTGCCAGCTTGTGAAGTCCCTCGGCGACCATCGCGACGGAATTGGTCATGGAGATCGCGGCGATCGTAGGCGGGAGTTCCGTTCTGTTCGCTAGACGTCATGGAGTGGAACCGTTCGATCGATGACGACCCTTGGCGACAGTGCTTTGACGGGTATGGCCCTGGTGGTTGGTACTGGCGGGATTGGTTCAGCTATTACGGCGCGCTTGAAGCAGCAGTGCCCGGGTCTCAGGGTGATCACCGCTGGACGGCAAGGACCGCCCGTCCAAGACCTGTCTCTCGACCTTGAACGTGACGCTGATCTTGAGGCTTTAACGGATTGTTTGCGCGCTGAGGCTGGTGACCTGCGGTTGGTAGTGAATGCCACGGGCCGATTGCATGGTCCGGGCCTTGTTCCTGAAAAGCGACTTCGACAGGTTGAGCGCAGTGCCCTGATGGAGCAGTTCACGATCAACGCCATTGCGCCGGTGTTGCTTGCTCGAGCGGTGGAACCGCTGTTGGGACGTGATCGCCCCTTCCATTTCGCCAGCCTCAGTGCCCGCGTTGGCAGCATTGGCGATAACCGCAGTGGCGGCTGGTACAGCTACCGAGCAGCCAAGGCAGCCCAGAACCAGTTGCTTAAATCCCTCTCCATTGAATGGCGTCGTCGCTGGCCACTCGCCACAGTGACGCTTCTGCATCCAGGTACGACGGACACGGCCCTGTCCAAACCCTTCCAAACCTTCGTTCCACCTGAGAAGTTGTTTACACCGCAGCGGGCGGCAGAGCAGCTTGTGGATGTGCTTCTCGCCCAGAGGCCGGAGGATTCAGGAGAGTTTCTGGCCTGGGACGGTCAACCGATTGATTGGTAAGCGTGCTCCTTCAGCTGCTCAAGACTCACTACGGACAGAGCGGTGTTTTCTGTCGCTTCGAGTGACACCAGGGGCGCCATGCCGTCGTCGCAGGCCTGCTTCCAACGCGGAGCACACACGCACCAATGATCACCTGGCTTCAGTCCAGGGAACTGAAAGGCAGGGACGGGTGTTGACAGGTCGTTTCCCTGCGCCTTGCTGTAGCGGAGAAAGGCTTCGGTCATGACGCAGCAGATGCTGTGCTGACCGAGGTCGCTGGGATCGGTTTGGCAGGTCCCGTTTCGATACCAACCGGTAATCGGTGAGCAACCGCACACCTGCAGAGGCTTCCCGAGAACGTTGAGAGGGGCAGAAGGTGCTGTTGAGCTGGCCATCCGGACAGGAATCACAGGGGCAGTCTGCCGAAGGAGTGGCACATTTTGACGTCAGACAGTTGACGACCCCCTGGGGGAACGCGGTAAAGGTCATTCAGTCATGTCCACTCGATGGATTGGGAGTTCACGGAAGACGCTGCGTTCCTGGCGCTCTGCGATGCCTTTCGCGAGAGCGGTGAGAGCTCAGCGATTGAGTTCCTGGCCAACGGTGAAGGGGCCTTTCACTTCCAGGACTTGGCCCAGAACGCCGCCGGTGAAGGAATCGACCTCAGTGAGTCGAATGCTCTGGAGGAGTTTCAGCAGGAGGTGATCGACACCATGGAGAAGCTCTGTCAGGGGTGAACCCAACAGAGCCTGTGGCCGTTCAACTCCCGGATCAGCCGAAGTAAAAGGCAATCTCCTTGTCCTTCAGACCGTCCCAACCGGCATCGAGCAGTCGTTGGTTCAGGCTTTCCCGGTCGAAGTGCTTCGCTCCGGTCTTCACCACCCGGTTCCGCATCGACTTGAGCACGCCGCTGCGGGCGCGCTGGCTTTCCAGGTCCATGACTTCGTTGTAGAGCGCCAGCATCGGTTTTGGGATCGGGGAACCATCGAGATCAATACCCGCCTTGATGGCGGCATCCACGCCATCGGGTCCGGCAATCGCCATGATCTGCTGAAAAGGGCGACTTAGGTTATGCGCTGAAGTAGCGGGCCTTGGTGTGCAGCGCCACCAGTGCCGTCGTGCTCTGCTCGGGGGACAGCTGATCGCTGGCATCCATCGACAGACCAATGCGGTTTGCCCCGAGCCAGAAGAGTTGCTGGCGTGAATCGGCCACGTTCGGGCAAGCGGGGTATCCAAAGGAGTAGCGACTGCCTCGGTAGCGCTGGGCCAAGACATCCCGCAGTGGCATGCCGTCCGGATCAGCAAAGCCAAGTTCGCGGCGGATGCGGGCGTGGACCCATTCCGCCATCGCTTCGGCCATCTGAACCGCCAGGCCGTGGAAGTAGAGGTAATCGCTGTATTGATCGCCCTTGAACAGCTCCTGGGCCACCTCACTGGCCTTGTCTCCCATGGTCACCGCCTGCATCGGCAGGACATCGGCCGGTCGCCTGTCGGCTGTCATGTCCTGAAAGAAGTCAGCAATGCAGTAGCGGTTGCCGGAGCGTTGGCGTGGAAGGTCGAAACGGCCAAGCTCAGTCTCTCCATTGGCATCAAAGACCCTTAGGGAATTGCCATCGCGACCGACAGGGAAATATCCGTAGGCAGCCCTTGGGGTGAGCAACGATTCCTGCAGGCATCGATCCATCCACTGCTGCAGAACCGGTTCAGCCTTCTCCTTCAACATCGCGTCGTACTCATCACGCGACTGCTGCTGGGTTTTGCGTAGTTGCCACTGTCCGGCAAACAGGGCGTTGCGATCAAGAAAGCCGAACACCTCTTCAATGTCGACGTCTGCTTCTGTGATGACAACTGACCCCAGGAATGGGGCTGAAGGTGTTGGCTCCGCCGGCACGGCTTCGGATCGATCGGTACTAACCGGCAGCTGTGGGGATGGTGCGTCCTGCTGTGACTTTTCATCAGCAGTGGAGCGTTCAACAGTCGGCGATTCAGTCTCCTCATCGAGGCCGACACCGCTTGGGGCGTCGGTGATGAAGCCTTCAAGGTTGTCCCAGTTGTCATTGCCCTTGGCATCCATCAGGGCATCCATGAAGCGCAGATCAGCGAAGGCATCACGGCCATAGATGACCTTTCCGTTGTAGACCTCGCGGCAATCTTTCTGGACAAATCGAGGTGTCAGGGCAGCACCACCAAGAATGACGGGAACATCAATGCCGGCATCGTTGAACGCCTTGAGGTTGTCCTTCATGAATGCCGTGGACTTCACCAGCAGACCACTCATGGCGATGCAATCAGACTGGTGTTCGTGTTGGGCTTCCACAATCGCTTCACAGCTTTGTTTGATACCGAGATTGACCACCTCGTAGCCGTTGTTGGTGAGGATGATGTCCACCAGGTTCTTGCCAATGTCGTGGACATCGCCCTTCACGGTTGCGATCAGGAACTTGCCCTTGCTCGTGCTTTCGCCTTCTGCTGTCTCCATATGAGGCTCCAAATAAGCCACGGCAGATTTCATCGTCTCGGCGCTTTGCAGCACGAAGGGAAGCTGCATCTGGCCGCTGCCGAACAATTCACCCACCACCTTCATTCCATCCAGCAGGAAGGTGTTGATGATCTGTAGGGGCGGATAGGACTTCAGCGCCTCATCCAGAGACGGCTCAAGGCCGATGCGCTCTCCATCAATGATGTGCTGCTTGAGCCGTTCTTCAATTGGCAGATCGGCCAGCGAGGGGCCTGAAGCCCGGGCTTCCTTGGCGCTGACGCCCTCGAACAGCTTGGTGAGTTCAGTGAGCGGGTCGTAAACGCAGATTCCATCGTCGAAGCGACGGTTGTCGTTGATCAGATCACGGCAAACCGTCTGGTGTTCTTCAGTGATCTTGATCAGCGGCAGAATTTTGGCAGGGCTGACGATGGCTGCATCCATGCCGGCTTCACAGCAGTCATGCAGGAAGACGGAGTTGAGCGTGATCCGGGCTGCGGGCGAGAGACCGAAACTGACGTTGCTGACCCCCAGCACCACGTGAACCCCGGGGAGGTTTTCACGGATCATGCGAATGGAGTCGACGGTGGCCTTGCCATTGAGCCGGTCTTCTTCGATGCCGGTGGAAATCGGCAGCGCCAGGGGGTCGTAAAAGATTTCATGGGCCGGGATGCCGAACTCCAGGGCATCGCGATAGGCCCGCTGGGCGATGGCGAACTTTTTCTCGGCCGTGCGAGCCATGCCGTCTTCATCGATGGTTCCCACCACCACGCCAGCGCCGTAGCGACGAGCCAGCTCCAGCACCTTGAAGAAGCGTTCGTCCCCGTCCTCGTAGTTGGTCGAGTTGAGGATGCACTTACCCCCAGCAACCTTGAGGCCAGCTTCCATTTTCTGCCACTCGGTGGAGTCGAGCATCAGCGGCAGGTTGACGTTGGTGACCAGACGGCTCACCAGCTGATGCATATCCTGCTCGCCATCGCGACCGACGTAGTCGACGTTGACGTCCAAAACGTGGGCGTTCTCCTTCACCTGCCCGCGGGCCACGGACACCAGACCGTCCCAGTCCTCTTCCGCCAGCAGTTCGCGCACCTTGCGGCTGCCGCTGGCGTTGAGCCGCTCACCAATGATCAGGAAGGAGTTGTCCTGTTGGTACGGGGTAACCCCGTAGATCGATGCCGCAGCCGGTTCGTAGTTGAGGGCTGGACGAACGTCCGCATCGGAGGCAGCCCCGTGGCGTGAGCTGCGTTGGGCCGGTTTGAGCTCCGCAGCCAGCTCTGCCAGCGATCCGATGTGACTCGGGGTGGTGCCACAGCAACCACCGATCACCTGCACGCCCAGATCTTCAACGAAGTGCATCAGCTGCATCTTCAGTTCCACTGGAGTGAGCCGGTAGTGGGCCACGCCACCAATGTTTTCCGGCAGACCGGCGTTGGGAATGCAGCTCACCGTGAACGGGGAGTGCTCGGAGAGATAGCGGATGTGCTCCTTCATCTGCTCCGGTCCGGTGGCGCAGTTGAGCCCGAGAATGTCGATCGGAAACGGCTCAAGAATCGACACCACGGCAGCGATGTCTGTGCCGACGAGCATCGTTCCGGTGGTTTCCATGGTCACGGACACCATCAGCGCCCGCCGCTCACCGGTGGCTGCAAACGCTTCTTCAATGC is a window of Synechococcus sp. A15-24 DNA encoding:
- a CDS encoding sigma-70 family RNA polymerase sigma factor, which encodes MAFARVHARGAILHYLRDSVAMVRLPRRIEEQAQRLSQFHQPKNSHEEWVQALYRSKNRWLPCPEDLQAQVSSGLTMMVNAERRDSVQLAFAQLGEDEKQAIKAVVIDGRSLRNVGTSLGVSAMTVHRRVKKGLKQLKLRLGSLQAAH
- a CDS encoding SDR family NAD(P)-dependent oxidoreductase, yielding MTTLGDSALTGMALVVGTGGIGSAITARLKQQCPGLRVITAGRQGPPVQDLSLDLERDADLEALTDCLRAEAGDLRLVVNATGRLHGPGLVPEKRLRQVERSALMEQFTINAIAPVLLARAVEPLLGRDRPFHFASLSARVGSIGDNRSGGWYSYRAAKAAQNQLLKSLSIEWRRRWPLATVTLLHPGTTDTALSKPFQTFVPPEKLFTPQRAAEQLVDVLLAQRPEDSGEFLAWDGQPIDW
- a CDS encoding DUF4090 family protein, whose amino-acid sequence is MAIAGPDGVDAAIKAGIDLDGSPIPKPMLALYNEVMDLESQRARSGVLKSMRNRVVKTGAKHFDRESLNQRLLDAGWDGLKDKEIAFYFG
- the metH gene encoding methionine synthase, whose translation is MVIAQASRQLTNSRFLDHLNGAERPVLVFDGATGTSLQGLDLTAEDFGGPELEGCNENLAVTKPEAVKAVHRQFLEVGCDVIETDTFGAASIVLAEYGLEDKAFELNKRAAELAREMADEFSTPEKPRFVAGSMGPTTKLPTLGHIDFDTMRESFREQAEGLIAGDVDLFIVETCQDVLQIKAALQGIEEAFAATGERRALMVSVTMETTGTMLVGTDIAAVVSILEPFPIDILGLNCATGPEQMKEHIRYLSEHSPFTVSCIPNAGLPENIGGVAHYRLTPVELKMQLMHFVEDLGVQVIGGCCGTTPSHIGSLAELAAELKPAQRSSRHGAASDADVRPALNYEPAAASIYGVTPYQQDNSFLIIGERLNASGSRKVRELLAEEDWDGLVSVARGQVKENAHVLDVNVDYVGRDGEQDMHQLVSRLVTNVNLPLMLDSTEWQKMEAGLKVAGGKCILNSTNYEDGDERFFKVLELARRYGAGVVVGTIDEDGMARTAEKKFAIAQRAYRDALEFGIPAHEIFYDPLALPISTGIEEDRLNGKATVDSIRMIRENLPGVHVVLGVSNVSFGLSPAARITLNSVFLHDCCEAGMDAAIVSPAKILPLIKITEEHQTVCRDLINDNRRFDDGICVYDPLTELTKLFEGVSAKEARASGPSLADLPIEERLKQHIIDGERIGLEPSLDEALKSYPPLQIINTFLLDGMKVVGELFGSGQMQLPFVLQSAETMKSAVAYLEPHMETAEGESTSKGKFLIATVKGDVHDIGKNLVDIILTNNGYEVVNLGIKQSCEAIVEAQHEHQSDCIAMSGLLVKSTAFMKDNLKAFNDAGIDVPVILGGAALTPRFVQKDCREVYNGKVIYGRDAFADLRFMDALMDAKGNDNWDNLEGFITDAPSGVGLDEETESPTVERSTADEKSQQDAPSPQLPVSTDRSEAVPAEPTPSAPFLGSVVITEADVDIEEVFGFLDRNALFAGQWQLRKTQQQSRDEYDAMLKEKAEPVLQQWMDRCLQESLLTPRAAYGYFPVGRDGNSLRVFDANGETELGRFDLPRQRSGNRYCIADFFQDMTADRRPADVLPMQAVTMGDKASEVAQELFKGDQYSDYLYFHGLAVQMAEAMAEWVHARIRRELGFADPDGMPLRDVLAQRYRGSRYSFGYPACPNVADSRQQLFWLGANRIGLSMDASDQLSPEQSTTALVALHTKARYFSA
- a CDS encoding sigma factor, which translates into the protein MQSPGTNLFVSNTTIHRRNQQVERHLDLAERLARSFSQRTGLYRDDLYQVAVLGLIKATKAYRT
- a CDS encoding ATP adenylyltransferase, which encodes MTNSVAMVAEGLHKLALQRSQDALENGALRPLSTDIETWAGSGDGGFEIRHLVGAPPRHLRAAGPKPNPFRPWDQRLELTRVGREHVLILNKYPVQLGHMLLISQSWQPQMGWLSLVDWTAVCQVNQDTGGLWFFNSGPQAGASQPHRHLQLLPRKQGERLCPREAWFQQHLLDASSSRPMDSLERSISIKPLPLTWSGSALLEVYLDLCQHSGLGSTQRNEKPLAPYNLLISAGWMALVKRSCDEVHGYSVNALGFAGYLLSTERSNRAWLAANGPEALLEKVVAADP
- a CDS encoding DUF2237 domain-containing protein, which encodes MASSTAPSAPLNVLGKPLQVCGCSPITGWYRNGTCQTDPSDLGQHSICCVMTEAFLRYSKAQGNDLSTPVPAFQFPGLKPGDHWCVCAPRWKQACDDGMAPLVSLEATENTALSVVSLEQLKEHAYQSIG
- a CDS encoding DUF3370 family protein, with protein sequence MRLGRVPLQVLACVAAAKSWLVVAQPASAYVALMAGQRARPLNGSFNSVPVLHSNQPEIVTGPGILVNTAPGSAIAAETRRPLKNAEYTFNGKFGVHMHHKYYPSDTKKLGGRKTRGLLTLGLIAINPGDRPVTLTFSTGSVKNSFEAPYLPNNLMGVKPLGKRPWNTGPGDATAVQMLREELDRKLKSSITIPALSSRVVVSTDLPARGIANGLLQGRSDGPFQLAVVAAEESRNDQALAAVLRRGRLAPGRVYLDRLQEIQTGEVFSRVAGVAIGDRYTASTDHNLNQGPLHVPLTSTSRHNFGTRDIQVNPLTSRMVDSALNNVGTYGVRYDVTLNLKGQGAHQLVMSHPVVSGKKPFTAFRGSIRIQHGDVVEEVHVGLRAGESLALTDLRLTPGRNNPVKVSLVYPADATPGHLLSVVPVQQLAMLHQRQKQQKEALDQLAAQMKQRNVVPKQAPPSANEPVVKPAKTSVKIATPAAEPAKTPAIAKPKPPSPPPPLPAIVPVPSPRYTDAIRSQQHWLRQLQGR